In Vibrio gangliei, a single window of DNA contains:
- a CDS encoding peptidoglycan DD-metalloendopeptidase family protein, translated as MSHLSHPYHGANSKRPLWHWAGGVALLLLIVMGYSSYRDHSLPTVHQEALLERNDPELTLSEVIYPDIPPQTNSHHVQTGETLATIFKLYGLDPNELLLMIKTNPQAIQVAKGQVVEWTQDDDGQLLELQIHRNARLSSVYVRKGSEFLFRPYLQQGITQTVVKSGVVTRNFYQSVMNSGLTPSQIQTIANVLYWQVDVTQSGVIGDTFAIEVEQPVVGGQPFGQGKVAAIWLRHQGQDLQWIRFAETGFYDQHGLGAQKSLMRLPVTQSYPISSDFNPHRLNPVTHQYAPHYGTDIATPLGTPVIATGDGVVMKAGLHPLAGQYLVLRNGRNYSTHFFHLSRIFVKAGEKVKQGQRIALTGNSGRSTGPHLHYELRHSGQPIDAMQAPLPQQLKISSKDQIVFQHQFTERMSQLARFMHP; from the coding sequence TTGTCACACCTTTCTCACCCTTATCATGGTGCTAATTCGAAGCGACCACTCTGGCATTGGGCTGGTGGGGTCGCTTTGTTGCTCTTGATTGTGATGGGATACAGTAGCTATAGAGATCATTCATTGCCTACCGTCCATCAAGAGGCGCTATTAGAGCGAAACGATCCTGAGCTCACTCTTAGCGAAGTTATTTACCCAGACATCCCTCCTCAAACGAATAGCCATCATGTTCAAACTGGTGAAACACTCGCGACTATTTTTAAGCTGTATGGCTTAGACCCCAATGAACTGCTGTTGATGATCAAAACTAACCCCCAAGCAATTCAGGTTGCTAAAGGGCAAGTGGTGGAATGGACACAGGATGATGACGGGCAGTTATTAGAATTACAGATACATCGTAATGCGCGTTTAAGCAGTGTATACGTTCGAAAAGGAAGTGAATTTCTATTTCGCCCATACCTTCAACAAGGTATCACTCAAACGGTGGTTAAATCAGGGGTAGTGACACGTAATTTTTATCAAAGTGTGATGAATAGTGGTTTGACACCAAGTCAGATTCAAACGATTGCCAATGTATTGTATTGGCAAGTGGATGTGACGCAATCAGGTGTGATTGGTGATACCTTTGCCATAGAAGTGGAACAACCGGTGGTTGGTGGACAGCCTTTCGGCCAGGGGAAAGTGGCCGCGATATGGCTACGTCACCAAGGCCAAGATCTGCAATGGATACGGTTTGCGGAGACAGGATTTTATGATCAGCATGGATTGGGGGCTCAAAAATCTTTAATGCGCCTGCCCGTGACACAATCTTATCCCATAAGCTCGGATTTTAATCCGCATCGGCTTAATCCTGTGACGCATCAATACGCACCACATTACGGTACCGATATCGCGACGCCTTTGGGGACACCTGTCATTGCCACTGGCGATGGTGTCGTCATGAAAGCTGGTTTGCACCCCTTAGCTGGGCAATACCTAGTACTACGAAATGGACGTAATTACAGTACACACTTTTTTCATCTCAGCCGTATTTTTGTTAAGGCTGGAGAGAAAGTAAAGCAAGGCCAGCGCATTGCTTTAACCGGTAATTCTGGGCGTTCCACAGGGCCACATCTGCATTATGAATTGCGTCACAGTGGTCAGCCGATTGATGCAATGCAGGCTCCGTTACCACAACAACTCAAGATTTCTTCAAAGGATCAAATCGTCTTTCAGCATCAATTTACTGAACGTATGTCGCAATTAGCGCGTTTTATGCATCCTTAA
- a CDS encoding helix-turn-helix domain-containing protein, translating to MVRFLLLIVMSFSVQAIESDAIFYSLPSQTQGHFLTVKKVFPNLKGGIWVQDIRNRIYYFDGQHFSPLPSHAFSHGIEQVSFSDNHFWFIEGGRLIQVDTSGKSEVKFEAPNGEVLQALGQSQDLLWMYGAHTFYIFDPKTGESHLVDVSTVTQSADPANNGIQTAVFVNNKWVVANHESLFYLDTNGPRRILPQQFSHIQVLKFDPSNTRLLVGTQSGLFSINLVGITPEVQSIVSGQVQSVLITGRDYWVGTKQGLYVYQKNIKATQYIAASYQNELVLSNNNIIDLAEDKKGGVWIATAKGLNYYSQSSDMFKRVRFGSRPDQLPFVHINEVAAIDDHSAWLASTSGLYRVTVNNAFAGKKQKVEKLLDLDISHLSQVGDSLWISYNDKLIRFDIATNKLYVVREQDKWSPNTITHLTADSQGKVWLSTQQGLYRYSPQSETTESFGLEWMVDKYGPSSITRLSSGNQGRVWIGTDHGVYLHQGQEIVFDARSANDGEVISLSESARQRLWVASHYGLRNMVANDLFQMESSMLTSTSVPLCTIGSHSGTWVTTTQGLDYYSPESVLVNRFSSPLGLVTNEFLPDGCSLSPSGNTLVLASKLGLLFSSTSTLKNSQLPEDDVLIGQLQIDHELVTVAPQTQLPIEVDYGHSISVLFGVLPNFEMPQLQYRLVGSDKDHWVDFQGSQLTFEHLEPGQYSLEFKTPSQVGTRTQAAQYVFNINKPWYMLPWTIALLVLLLLASIIAMVVWRSKSMLRTNLRLRRVINLKTQQLRHQSQLLVRSNMQLRKQAQTRKTLVGDRIYQSKSWVEQILQRLTHANLTQDQQVLTEYAQQALEPLEQVLALYRHKNKCSAILDGQVVSLVLKAVVNGWQQEADKSGITLLAEDNTQGCVIKVKQFNLDQILNTLMASALIRSNSNQIIYVSARLADKKLRITIEDTGDGVSDEEVSAFEKLEFGDVDDQFAQSFSDTSLCAIAYMAYQSGGQFDFHCNQLTHVTQLSITWPVEECEALMEKDEKPSTRTMEAEPSVKDDVGFESVHVEGAGQGKNNDWLAKAYHLVELHYSDPSFSTSSAAKMLYLSERSLQRKFKLLTGGSFMDYVTKVRLEKACDLLMAGEKISDTAYETGFNDPSYFSQKFKHHFGLSPSQFVENSVG from the coding sequence ATGGTACGTTTTTTATTATTAATAGTGATGTCTTTTTCGGTGCAGGCTATTGAATCTGACGCCATTTTTTATTCTTTACCTAGCCAAACTCAAGGCCATTTTTTAACCGTCAAAAAAGTGTTCCCAAACCTCAAAGGGGGCATTTGGGTTCAAGATATACGTAATCGTATTTATTATTTTGATGGCCAGCATTTTTCTCCTCTACCTAGCCATGCATTTAGCCATGGTATCGAACAAGTTTCATTTTCGGATAATCATTTTTGGTTTATCGAAGGCGGTCGCCTCATTCAGGTTGATACTTCCGGAAAAAGTGAAGTTAAGTTTGAAGCGCCAAATGGTGAGGTGCTGCAAGCACTAGGCCAGTCGCAAGATCTGCTTTGGATGTATGGTGCACATACCTTTTATATCTTTGATCCCAAGACAGGAGAAAGTCATTTGGTTGATGTTTCTACTGTGACTCAAAGCGCAGATCCTGCCAACAATGGCATCCAAACGGCCGTTTTCGTGAATAACAAATGGGTGGTGGCTAACCATGAATCTTTGTTTTATCTCGATACCAATGGTCCTAGGCGCATTTTGCCGCAGCAATTTTCTCATATTCAAGTTTTGAAGTTTGATCCCAGTAATACTCGTTTGCTGGTGGGCACTCAAAGTGGGTTGTTCAGTATTAATCTTGTCGGCATCACACCAGAGGTGCAATCTATTGTATCTGGGCAAGTACAGTCGGTTTTAATCACTGGGCGAGATTACTGGGTGGGCACCAAGCAAGGTCTCTATGTTTATCAGAAAAATATTAAGGCTACCCAATATATTGCCGCCAGCTATCAAAATGAGCTCGTGCTTTCTAATAATAATATTATTGACCTGGCTGAAGACAAAAAAGGCGGCGTTTGGATTGCTACTGCGAAAGGGCTGAATTATTACTCACAAAGTAGTGATATGTTCAAACGTGTCCGGTTTGGATCGCGTCCTGACCAACTTCCATTTGTGCATATTAATGAAGTTGCCGCGATTGATGATCATTCCGCATGGCTGGCCTCTACCTCTGGTTTATACCGTGTTACGGTGAATAACGCTTTTGCAGGCAAAAAACAGAAAGTTGAAAAATTATTAGATTTAGATATTTCTCATCTTAGCCAAGTGGGTGACTCTTTGTGGATCAGCTACAACGACAAATTAATTCGTTTTGATATTGCAACGAACAAATTGTATGTAGTGCGTGAACAAGATAAATGGAGCCCGAATACCATTACTCATTTGACCGCAGATTCTCAGGGAAAGGTATGGTTATCAACTCAACAAGGTTTGTACCGTTATTCGCCTCAATCTGAAACTACTGAGAGTTTTGGCTTAGAATGGATGGTTGACAAATATGGTCCATCAAGTATTACCCGTTTATCGTCAGGTAACCAAGGGCGAGTTTGGATTGGTACCGATCATGGTGTGTATTTACATCAAGGACAAGAAATTGTGTTTGATGCAAGAAGTGCAAACGATGGTGAAGTGATCTCATTGTCTGAATCAGCTCGTCAACGTTTGTGGGTCGCCAGCCATTATGGTCTGCGTAATATGGTGGCAAACGACTTATTTCAAATGGAATCTTCCATGCTGACGTCGACGAGTGTGCCTTTGTGTACTATCGGATCTCACAGTGGAACGTGGGTGACCACGACTCAAGGCCTTGATTATTATTCTCCTGAGTCAGTCTTAGTTAATCGATTTTCTTCTCCACTAGGCTTAGTGACAAACGAATTCTTACCCGATGGCTGCAGCTTATCGCCAAGCGGTAATACTTTGGTGCTGGCGTCTAAACTTGGTTTGTTGTTTTCTTCAACGTCGACACTAAAAAATTCGCAATTACCAGAAGATGATGTGTTGATTGGTCAGTTACAAATTGATCATGAATTGGTGACGGTCGCGCCTCAAACGCAGCTGCCGATTGAAGTCGATTACGGTCATTCCATTAGCGTATTATTTGGGGTATTACCTAATTTTGAAATGCCGCAATTGCAATATCGATTGGTTGGAAGTGATAAAGACCATTGGGTTGATTTTCAGGGCTCTCAACTTACTTTTGAACACCTTGAACCAGGGCAATATAGCTTAGAATTCAAAACTCCGTCTCAAGTTGGTACTCGGACTCAGGCTGCCCAATATGTATTTAATATCAACAAACCATGGTACATGTTGCCCTGGACAATCGCTTTATTGGTGTTGCTATTGCTCGCTAGCATAATCGCGATGGTGGTATGGCGTTCAAAGTCTATGTTGCGTACCAATCTTCGTTTACGCCGGGTGATCAATTTAAAAACTCAGCAGTTACGTCATCAAAGCCAGTTGTTAGTGCGTAGTAATATGCAATTAAGAAAACAAGCTCAAACGAGAAAAACGCTGGTGGGTGATCGTATTTATCAGTCTAAATCCTGGGTGGAGCAAATCTTGCAACGTTTAACTCATGCTAACTTAACTCAAGATCAGCAGGTTTTGACCGAATATGCCCAACAGGCGCTTGAACCGTTGGAGCAAGTGCTCGCATTGTATCGACATAAAAATAAATGCAGTGCGATCCTCGATGGGCAAGTGGTGTCATTAGTCCTTAAAGCGGTGGTAAATGGTTGGCAGCAAGAGGCTGACAAATCTGGCATAACTTTATTGGCAGAAGATAATACTCAAGGTTGTGTGATAAAGGTGAAGCAGTTCAACCTTGACCAGATCTTAAATACGTTAATGGCAAGTGCATTGATTCGTTCAAACAGTAATCAAATTATCTATGTATCGGCTCGTTTAGCAGACAAAAAATTGCGTATTACGATTGAAGACACCGGCGATGGGGTGTCGGATGAAGAGGTCTCTGCATTCGAAAAACTTGAGTTCGGAGATGTCGATGACCAATTCGCACAATCTTTTTCCGATACCTCATTGTGTGCGATTGCGTATATGGCGTATCAAAGTGGTGGGCAATTTGATTTCCATTGTAATCAACTGACTCATGTGACTCAGTTATCCATAACCTGGCCAGTGGAAGAGTGTGAGGCATTGATGGAGAAAGATGAGAAGCCTTCCACCAGAACAATGGAAGCAGAACCAAGTGTTAAAGATGATGTAGGATTTGAGTCAGTGCATGTTGAGGGGGCTGGGCAGGGAAAAAATAACGACTGGCTAGCAAAAGCCTATCACTTAGTTGAATTGCATTATTCCGATCCTAGTTTTAGCACCAGTTCTGCGGCAAAAATGCTTTATCTATCCGAACGAAGTTTACAGCGTAAGTTCAAATTGCTAACTGGAGGTTCGTTTATGGACTACGTCACTAAGGTTCGTTTAGAAAAAGCATGTGATTTACTGATGGCGGGAGAAAAAATTTCCGATACTGCGTATGAAACCGGCTTTAACGATCCATCTTATTTCAGCCAAAAATTTAAACACCATTTTGGCTTATCCCCAAGCCAGTTTGTTGAAAACTCTGTGGGGTGA
- a CDS encoding FeoA family protein — MKLNDLKIGQSAHIVHLDALSSDIRKKLMIMGMLPNTRVTLIRKAPMGDPLQVEVRGVSLAIRGQVASAIEIEV; from the coding sequence ATGAAATTAAATGATCTAAAAATAGGGCAAAGTGCTCACATTGTTCATCTCGATGCGTTGTCGTCCGATATACGCAAAAAATTAATGATAATGGGCATGTTACCTAATACCCGAGTAACGCTTATCCGCAAAGCGCCGATGGGAGATCCACTTCAAGTGGAAGTTCGCGGTGTATCGCTTGCTATTCGTGGTCAAGTCGCCAGTGCGATTGAAATAGAGGTGTAG
- the feoB gene encoding Fe(2+) transporter permease subunit FeoB produces the protein MSFNILTVGNPNSGKTTLFNSLTGAKQHVGNWAGVTVEKKTGQFEAEGRMFHLTDLPGIYSLDSANDANSIDESIASSAISSMPADLIINVVDATSLERSLYMTLQLRELGRPMVVVLNKLDALHRERQEIDVEALSGILGCPVFILSAINKKQVADFKAELSVLLRSPIQLSGLVLDYPNQIESSINELNGLWPNEQVIVPRAMSIRALEKDALVVAMLDEPQIEQYQGILNRLSAELDIDLTITTTKYDYLHHVCGQVRRSESALSKSFTEKLDMIVLNKWLGIPIFFFIMYLMFMFSINIGSAFIDFFDIGVGAILVDGGHYLLDNHLPVWLVTVLADGLGGGIQTVATFIPVIACLYLFLSLLESSGYMARAAFVLDKVMQKIGLPGKAFVPLILGFGCNVPAIMATRTMDQERERKLSAAMAPFMSCGARLPVYTLFAAAFFPNSGQNVVFALYLLGILAAVFTGLILKNTLYPGKSSSFIMEIPDYEIPTLRNVGIKTWQKLKRFVLGAGKTIVVVVAVLSFLNSVGTDGSFGNEDSQNSVLSKAAQVVTPVFTPMGIEKENWPATVGIITGIFAKEAVVGTLNNLYSDPNEDAAEFDLISSLKEALQSVPDNLVALSFSDPLGIEVGDLTNQAAAAEEQGVDAGTYGNLQAYFVTGGAAFAYLLFILLYTPCVAAMGAYVREFGNKFARFIAVWTMFLAYASATIYYQASSFAVHPLSSSLWIALMLAIFGVIYLRLKQVGRKEQALRIDIVNIT, from the coding sequence ATGAGTTTTAACATTCTGACGGTCGGCAACCCAAATAGTGGTAAAACGACGCTATTTAATAGTTTGACTGGTGCTAAACAGCACGTTGGTAACTGGGCCGGTGTCACGGTAGAGAAAAAAACAGGTCAGTTTGAAGCAGAAGGGCGTATGTTTCATCTTACTGATTTGCCAGGGATCTATTCATTAGATAGCGCCAATGATGCCAATAGTATTGATGAGTCGATTGCATCATCGGCGATCTCATCGATGCCTGCAGATCTTATTATTAACGTAGTTGATGCCACCAGTTTAGAGCGTAGCTTGTACATGACGCTTCAATTACGTGAACTGGGCCGCCCAATGGTGGTGGTATTAAATAAACTTGATGCTCTTCATCGTGAGCGCCAAGAAATTGATGTTGAGGCACTGTCGGGCATTCTTGGTTGCCCAGTTTTTATTTTGTCTGCGATTAATAAGAAACAAGTGGCAGACTTTAAAGCTGAACTCTCGGTGTTGTTACGTTCTCCGATACAACTGAGTGGGCTTGTCTTAGATTATCCAAATCAAATTGAATCTAGTATAAACGAACTCAACGGTTTATGGCCGAATGAGCAAGTGATTGTGCCTCGAGCAATGTCTATCCGTGCTTTAGAAAAAGATGCTTTAGTCGTAGCAATGCTCGATGAGCCGCAGATAGAGCAATATCAGGGCATACTAAATCGTCTTTCAGCTGAGCTTGATATCGATCTTACTATTACCACGACCAAGTACGATTACTTGCATCATGTCTGCGGACAAGTACGTCGTAGTGAGTCTGCGTTAAGTAAAAGCTTTACCGAAAAATTGGATATGATAGTGCTGAACAAATGGCTCGGCATTCCGATTTTCTTTTTCATCATGTATTTGATGTTCATGTTCTCTATCAATATTGGTAGCGCCTTTATCGACTTTTTTGATATTGGTGTCGGGGCGATTTTAGTCGATGGTGGTCATTACTTACTCGATAACCACTTACCTGTGTGGTTGGTCACGGTATTGGCTGATGGCTTAGGAGGCGGTATTCAAACGGTGGCGACCTTTATTCCCGTGATCGCTTGTTTGTACTTATTCCTTTCATTATTGGAAAGCTCTGGCTATATGGCGCGAGCCGCTTTTGTGTTGGATAAAGTGATGCAAAAAATTGGCCTGCCGGGTAAAGCCTTCGTGCCGCTGATTTTAGGTTTTGGCTGTAACGTGCCTGCTATTATGGCAACACGTACCATGGATCAAGAACGTGAACGTAAGTTGTCTGCCGCGATGGCTCCGTTTATGTCGTGTGGGGCACGTTTACCGGTTTACACCTTATTTGCCGCAGCGTTCTTTCCAAACAGTGGCCAAAATGTGGTGTTTGCTTTGTATCTTTTAGGTATTTTAGCGGCGGTCTTTACCGGCTTAATACTGAAAAATACCCTGTATCCAGGTAAGAGCAGCAGCTTTATTATGGAAATCCCAGACTATGAAATTCCAACTTTGCGTAATGTCGGGATTAAAACTTGGCAAAAGCTAAAACGCTTTGTACTGGGGGCGGGTAAAACCATTGTGGTCGTCGTCGCGGTATTGAGTTTTTTAAACTCTGTCGGTACGGATGGCAGTTTTGGTAATGAAGACAGCCAAAATTCTGTATTGTCGAAAGCGGCGCAAGTGGTGACGCCAGTGTTTACCCCAATGGGGATTGAAAAAGAGAATTGGCCAGCAACGGTGGGGATCATTACGGGGATTTTTGCTAAAGAAGCTGTGGTAGGAACGCTCAACAATTTGTATTCCGATCCGAATGAAGATGCAGCAGAATTTGATTTAATCTCAAGCCTAAAAGAAGCCTTGCAGTCTGTTCCTGATAATCTTGTGGCTCTAAGTTTTAGTGACCCATTGGGGATTGAAGTTGGTGATTTGACCAACCAAGCGGCAGCAGCAGAAGAGCAAGGTGTGGATGCGGGCACCTATGGTAACTTGCAAGCTTACTTTGTGACTGGCGGTGCGGCATTTGCTTATTTGTTGTTCATCTTGCTTTATACGCCATGCGTGGCAGCAATGGGGGCGTATGTGCGCGAATTTGGTAATAAGTTTGCTCGCTTTATTGCTGTGTGGACGATGTTCTTAGCTTACGCATCAGCAACGATTTATTATCAAGCCAGTAGCTTTGCTGTGCATCCATTAAGCAGCAGTTTGTGGATTGCTTTGATGTTAGCCATCTTTGGCGTGATTTATCTGCGTTTAAAACAAGTTGGTCGCAAAGAACAAGCTTTACGCATTGATATTGTTAACATTACTTGA
- a CDS encoding HIT family protein, translated as MSFQLHPQLQADTDVIGEFPLCLALLHKENIGPWVILVPKVANLQELHHLPMADQQQFLLESQTVFESLEQLFKPKKLNLGALGNMVPQLHIHHIARFETDVAWPGPVWGNTEGKQRSEQQTQQLVQQLAQAFQTQFADFKVN; from the coding sequence ATGAGCTTTCAACTTCATCCACAACTGCAAGCCGATACCGATGTGATCGGTGAGTTTCCACTTTGCTTAGCTTTGCTGCATAAAGAAAATATAGGCCCTTGGGTTATTTTGGTACCGAAAGTTGCCAATTTGCAGGAATTGCATCATTTACCGATGGCGGATCAACAGCAGTTTTTGCTCGAATCGCAAACCGTATTTGAAAGCCTAGAGCAATTATTCAAACCCAAGAAACTTAATTTAGGCGCACTTGGTAACATGGTGCCTCAATTGCACATCCATCATATTGCACGCTTTGAAACTGATGTCGCGTGGCCGGGTCCTGTTTGGGGAAACACTGAAGGTAAGCAACGTTCTGAGCAACAGACTCAGCAATTGGTTCAACAACTAGCACAAGCCTTTCAAACTCAGTTTGCTGACTTTAAAGTGAATTAA
- the argS gene encoding arginine--tRNA ligase, with amino-acid sequence MNIAALLNDKVSQALEAAGAPAGSPAAVRQSAKAQFGDYQANGVMGVAKKLGMNPREFAQKVIDVLDLNGIASKTEIAGPGFINIFLDPAFLAAQASAALADERLGIAQQAQQTIVADYSAPNVAKEMHVGHLRSTIIGDAVVRTLEFLGHKVIRANHIGDWGTQFGMLIANLERVEKEQGEVSMELADLEAFYRESKKLYDEDEAFAERARGYVVKLQGGDEHCAKMWKKLVDVTMLQNQRNYDRLNVSLTRDDVMGESMYNDMLPTIVADLKAQGLAVEDDGAQVVFLDEYKNKDGEPMGVIVQKRDGGYLYTTTDIACAKYRYEQLGADRVLYFIDSRQHQHLMQAWTIVRKAGYVPESVSLEHHAFGMMLGKDGRPFKTRAGGTVRLADLLDEATERAQKLIEEKNPELSTEEKANIANTVAMAAVKYSDLSKHRTTDYIFDWDNMLAFEGNTAPYMQYAYTRVASIFAKAGIDMNGLSGDIQISDDKEKALISKLLQFDEAVSSVAREGQPHLMCSYLFELAGQFSSFYEACPILSAEDETVKQSRLKLAALTAKTIKQGLSLLGIETLERM; translated from the coding sequence GTGAATATTGCAGCCCTTTTAAATGATAAAGTTTCACAAGCTCTAGAAGCCGCTGGCGCACCTGCCGGTAGCCCTGCCGCGGTTCGTCAATCCGCAAAAGCACAATTTGGTGACTACCAAGCAAACGGTGTAATGGGTGTAGCGAAAAAACTTGGCATGAACCCACGCGAATTTGCTCAGAAAGTTATCGATGTATTAGACCTTAACGGCATCGCAAGCAAAACCGAGATCGCGGGCCCAGGCTTTATCAATATCTTCCTAGATCCTGCTTTCCTTGCAGCACAAGCTTCAGCAGCACTGGCTGACGAACGCTTAGGTATCGCGCAACAAGCACAACAAACGATAGTGGCGGACTACTCAGCGCCAAACGTCGCGAAAGAAATGCACGTGGGCCACCTACGCTCAACCATCATTGGTGATGCTGTTGTTCGCACCCTTGAGTTTTTAGGTCACAAAGTGATCCGTGCCAACCACATTGGTGACTGGGGTACGCAATTTGGCATGTTGATTGCCAACCTTGAACGTGTAGAAAAAGAACAAGGCGAAGTTTCTATGGAACTGGCGGATCTTGAAGCGTTCTACCGTGAATCGAAAAAACTGTACGATGAAGACGAAGCCTTTGCCGAACGTGCTCGTGGCTACGTGGTAAAACTGCAAGGCGGCGATGAACACTGCGCGAAAATGTGGAAAAAATTGGTCGATGTCACCATGCTCCAAAACCAGCGTAACTACGATCGTTTGAACGTATCATTAACCCGTGACGATGTGATGGGTGAAAGCATGTACAACGACATGTTGCCAACCATTGTTGCCGATCTAAAAGCGCAAGGCTTAGCCGTTGAAGATGATGGCGCACAAGTCGTATTCCTAGATGAATACAAAAATAAAGATGGCGAACCAATGGGCGTGATCGTACAAAAACGCGATGGCGGTTACCTATACACCACAACCGATATTGCTTGTGCAAAATACCGTTACGAGCAACTTGGCGCAGACCGCGTATTATACTTTATCGACTCACGTCAACATCAGCACTTAATGCAAGCCTGGACCATCGTTCGTAAAGCAGGCTATGTGCCAGAATCGGTGTCTTTAGAACACCACGCTTTCGGTATGATGTTAGGTAAAGACGGTCGCCCATTCAAAACTCGCGCAGGCGGTACAGTACGTCTTGCTGACTTACTAGATGAAGCCACTGAGCGCGCGCAAAAACTGATCGAAGAGAAAAACCCAGAGCTATCGACCGAAGAAAAAGCCAACATTGCTAACACAGTGGCGATGGCGGCAGTGAAATACTCGGATTTATCTAAACACCGCACGACAGACTACATCTTCGATTGGGACAATATGCTCGCATTTGAAGGCAACACAGCGCCTTACATGCAATATGCTTACACCCGTGTGGCTTCTATCTTTGCTAAAGCGGGTATTGATATGAACGGTCTAAGCGGAGATATCCAAATCTCTGATGACAAAGAAAAAGCACTTATTTCGAAACTGCTACAATTTGATGAAGCCGTTTCATCGGTAGCGCGTGAAGGTCAGCCTCACCTAATGTGTAGCTACCTATTTGAATTAGCGGGTCAATTCTCTAGCTTCTACGAAGCGTGCCCAATTTTGAGTGCAGAAGATGAAACCGTGAAACAAAGCCGTTTGAAACTGGCTGCACTAACTGCCAAAACCATCAAGCAAGGTCTATCACTGCTAGGTATTGAAACCCTAGAGCGCATGTAG
- a CDS encoding VOC family protein: MSTNDFESLSPAQLRIQLPQFWQKIEQLSELLGLELDNLTADHIAMRINDWALTEQVHQAWLEQGTQLSNAMINGRPIIVLQLEQALQVAGQEIDCLELPYPSDNTYPQQGWEHVEFVVASPAQTVEDFTQDVRQAFPKLDSQWDQLAELGVKVKLSSPKGEGERLANPTVAFKKEGVCIKLHPHTLKAVIASEQE; this comes from the coding sequence ATGTCGACAAATGATTTTGAGTCTTTATCTCCTGCGCAGCTACGTATCCAACTGCCTCAATTTTGGCAGAAAATTGAACAACTCAGCGAATTACTCGGTTTAGAGTTGGACAATTTAACCGCCGATCACATTGCGATGCGGATTAATGATTGGGCGTTGACCGAGCAAGTCCATCAGGCTTGGCTTGAACAAGGCACGCAATTGTCTAATGCCATGATTAACGGCCGCCCAATTATCGTGTTACAACTTGAGCAAGCGTTGCAGGTAGCAGGGCAAGAAATTGATTGTTTGGAGCTGCCTTACCCTAGTGACAACACTTACCCACAACAAGGCTGGGAGCATGTCGAATTTGTCGTAGCAAGCCCAGCTCAAACAGTTGAAGATTTTACTCAAGATGTGCGTCAAGCCTTTCCAAAACTGGATAGCCAATGGGATCAATTGGCTGAATTAGGGGTAAAGGTGAAACTGTCGAGCCCAAAAGGGGAAGGAGAGCGTCTAGCTAACCCTACGGTGGCTTTTAAGAAAGAGGGCGTGTGTATTAAATTGCATCCACATACACTAAAAGCGGTGATTGCCAGCGAGCAAGAATAA
- the purU gene encoding formyltetrahydrofolate deformylase translates to MEKKTLLTHCSDERGLIAKITNICFKHQLNIIHNNEFVDNATGHFFMRTELEGIFNDDAFLADLDDALPENSKRSLFSSSRKKIVIMVTKEAHCLGDILMKAYDGSLDVEIAAVVGNYDKLQALTERFDIPYHHISHEGLSREEHEEKMLEVINSYEPRYVVLAKYMRVLTPNFVAQFPHKIINIHHSFLPAFIGAKPYQQAFDRGVKIIGATAHFVTNDLDEGPIIKQDVIPVDHNFSASDMAQAGRDVEKSVLSKALSKVVNDHVFVYGNKTVIL, encoded by the coding sequence ATGGAAAAGAAAACCCTACTCACTCACTGCAGTGATGAGCGTGGCTTAATTGCTAAAATCACCAACATTTGTTTCAAGCATCAACTGAACATTATCCATAACAATGAATTTGTTGATAATGCCACGGGTCACTTTTTCATGCGTACTGAGCTTGAAGGCATTTTTAACGATGACGCCTTTTTAGCGGATCTTGATGACGCGTTACCTGAAAACAGCAAGCGTTCTTTATTTAGCTCATCACGCAAAAAGATTGTCATCATGGTCACCAAAGAAGCCCATTGCTTAGGTGACATTTTGATGAAAGCCTACGATGGTAGCCTAGATGTAGAAATCGCCGCAGTGGTCGGTAACTATGACAAACTACAAGCACTGACTGAACGCTTTGATATTCCGTATCATCATATTTCTCACGAAGGTTTAAGCCGTGAAGAGCATGAAGAAAAAATGCTAGAAGTGATTAACTCTTACGAGCCTCGTTATGTTGTTTTAGCCAAATACATGCGTGTACTAACACCAAACTTTGTGGCGCAATTTCCGCATAAAATCATCAACATTCACCACAGCTTCTTACCGGCATTTATCGGTGCAAAACCGTATCAACAAGCGTTCGATCGCGGCGTGAAAATCATAGGCGCGACGGCACACTTCGTGACCAACGATCTCGATGAAGGCCCAATCATTAAGCAAGATGTGATTCCGGTTGATCACAATTTCAGTGCATCAGACATGGCACAAGCAGGCCGTGACGTTGAGAAAAGTGTACTGAGTAAAGCATTAAGCAAAGTAGTCAATGATCATGTGTTTGTGTACGGCAATAAAACCGTGATTTTGTAA